From Arachis stenosperma cultivar V10309 chromosome 2, arast.V10309.gnm1.PFL2, whole genome shotgun sequence, one genomic window encodes:
- the LOC130963384 gene encoding uncharacterized protein LOC130963384, which yields MANLGWKETFPETMIQHLIRYKSDHCPILLDLYGESKRRKNSQHRFRFEELWLINEDCDRIVEEAWNERTGTVKEKIKLCGERLDSWVQRNFGDIPKRIKKAEKALKQLNSLPQNEETLWRTKMEEEELDDLIRMEEIWWSQRSRANWVAYGDKNTKFYHHKASQ from the coding sequence ATGGCAAATCTAGGCTGGAAAGAAACCTTTCCGGAAACGATGATCCAACACCTAATAAGGTACAAATCAGATCATTGCCCAATCCTTCTAGACTTGTATGGGGAATCCAAGAGAAGGAAAAATAGCCAACATAGGTTCAGGTTCGAGGAGCTGTGGCTGATAAATGAGGATTGCGATCGAATCGTGGAAGAAGCTTGGAATGAGAGAACAGGAACcgtaaaagaaaaaataaaactttGTGGTGAGAGACTGGACAGCTGGGTTCAAAGGAATTTTGGTGACATTCCAAAAAGAATTAAGAAGGCCGAAAAGGCTCTAAAACAGCTGAATAGCCTCCCTCAAAATGAAGAGACACTGTGGAGAACAAAAATGGAGGAAGAAGAGCTGGATGATCTCATAAGGATGGAAGAAATATGGTGGAGCCAAAGGTCAAGAGCAAACTGGGTAGCATATGGGGACAAAAACACCAAATTTTACCACCATAAAGCCTCACAATGA